One Microbacterium sp. zg-B96 genomic region harbors:
- a CDS encoding glycoside hydrolase family 3 N-terminal domain-containing protein, with translation MTRIDRLVAEMTLEEKIAQLYGVWVGASDTGGDVAPHQHDMEGTVDLDELLPHGLGQLTRPFGTRPVDAAVGAVSLARSQERIRAASRFGIPAVAHEECLAGFAAWGATAYPVPLSWGASFDPALVEQMAARIGADMRSVGIHQGLAPVLDVVRDARWGRVEETIGEDPHLVATVGTAYVRGLESSGIVATLKHFVGYSASKAGRNLAPVSVGPRELADVLLPPFEMAVREGGVRSVMNSYTDLDGVPSAADRSLLTGLLREEWGFEGTVVADYFAVAFLKLLHGVAESWADAAGQALYAGIDVELPTVKTFGEPLRRAVESGVVDVALIDTSLRRVLRQKEQLGLLEPEWSAVPTALAGADLGDAEALRGTIDLDPPGNRALAARLAEEAIVLVRNDGMLPLGAPASIAVIGPNADDPYAMLGCYSFPTHVVSQHPGVALGIRIPTLLEALRAEFPEARITHERGTSVDGGERDGIADAVALAAASDVVVVALGDRAGLFGRGTSGEGCDAESLALPGAQQELIDAVLDAGSPVVAVLLAGRPYALGRAAAEAAGVVQAFFTGEEGAPAISGVLSGRVNPSGRLPVSIPAGTGTQPATYLAPPLARRTGVSNIDPTPAFGFGHGLSYTSFEWSPLQGSTAEIGTDGELEVTLRVVNTGGRSGADVVQLYLHDPVGQVARPVQRLIGYARVQLEPGEEAEVRFTVHTDLASYTGRDGRRIVDAGELVLGAGRSSADLASTWPVQVTGASRVVGQGRRLGPDVAVSAAVPVSG, from the coding sequence ATGACCCGGATCGACCGGCTTGTGGCGGAAATGACCCTCGAGGAGAAGATCGCCCAGCTGTACGGCGTGTGGGTCGGCGCGTCCGACACCGGCGGCGACGTCGCGCCGCACCAGCACGACATGGAGGGCACCGTCGACCTCGACGAGCTGCTCCCGCACGGCCTCGGTCAGCTGACCCGGCCGTTCGGCACCCGGCCGGTCGACGCGGCGGTGGGCGCGGTCTCGCTCGCCCGCTCGCAGGAGCGCATCCGCGCTGCGTCCCGCTTCGGCATCCCCGCCGTCGCGCACGAGGAGTGCCTCGCCGGGTTCGCCGCGTGGGGCGCGACCGCCTACCCGGTGCCGCTGTCGTGGGGCGCGAGCTTCGACCCCGCACTGGTCGAGCAGATGGCCGCCCGCATCGGCGCTGACATGCGCTCGGTCGGCATCCACCAAGGGCTTGCCCCGGTGCTCGACGTCGTCCGCGACGCCCGCTGGGGCCGCGTGGAGGAGACCATCGGCGAGGACCCGCATCTGGTCGCCACCGTCGGCACCGCGTACGTGCGGGGCCTGGAGTCATCCGGCATCGTCGCGACGCTGAAGCACTTCGTGGGCTACTCCGCCTCGAAGGCCGGCCGCAACCTGGCGCCGGTGTCCGTGGGACCCCGGGAACTGGCCGACGTGCTGCTGCCGCCGTTCGAGATGGCGGTGCGGGAGGGTGGCGTGCGCAGCGTGATGAACTCCTACACCGACCTCGACGGGGTGCCGTCGGCGGCGGACCGGTCCTTGCTGACCGGGCTGCTGCGCGAGGAGTGGGGATTCGAAGGCACCGTCGTGGCCGACTACTTCGCGGTGGCGTTCCTGAAGCTGCTGCACGGGGTGGCGGAGTCCTGGGCGGATGCCGCGGGGCAGGCGCTGTACGCCGGCATCGACGTGGAGCTTCCCACCGTGAAGACCTTCGGCGAGCCGCTGCGCCGCGCGGTCGAGTCCGGTGTCGTGGACGTCGCGCTCATCGACACGTCGCTGCGGCGGGTGCTGCGGCAGAAGGAGCAGCTGGGCCTGCTCGAGCCGGAGTGGTCCGCGGTGCCGACGGCGCTGGCCGGTGCCGACCTCGGCGACGCGGAGGCGCTGCGCGGCACGATCGACCTCGATCCGCCCGGCAACCGGGCCCTGGCCGCGCGCCTGGCCGAAGAGGCGATCGTGCTGGTGCGCAACGACGGCATGCTGCCGCTGGGCGCACCGGCATCCATCGCCGTGATCGGCCCGAACGCCGACGACCCCTACGCCATGCTCGGGTGCTATTCGTTCCCGACCCATGTCGTCTCGCAGCACCCCGGTGTCGCGCTGGGGATCCGCATCCCCACCCTCCTGGAGGCCCTGCGGGCCGAGTTCCCCGAGGCGCGCATCACGCACGAGCGGGGGACGAGCGTCGACGGCGGCGAGCGGGACGGCATCGCCGACGCGGTCGCGCTGGCCGCGGCATCCGACGTCGTCGTGGTCGCGCTCGGGGACCGAGCCGGACTGTTCGGCCGCGGCACGAGCGGCGAGGGCTGCGACGCGGAGTCGCTGGCGCTGCCCGGCGCCCAGCAGGAGCTCATCGACGCCGTACTCGACGCCGGTTCGCCGGTGGTCGCGGTGCTGCTGGCGGGGCGCCCGTATGCGCTCGGCCGCGCGGCGGCGGAGGCGGCGGGTGTGGTGCAGGCGTTCTTCACCGGTGAGGAAGGAGCCCCCGCGATCTCCGGGGTGCTGAGCGGTCGCGTCAACCCGAGTGGGCGCCTACCGGTCAGCATCCCGGCTGGGACCGGCACGCAGCCGGCAACCTACCTCGCCCCGCCGCTGGCGCGGCGCACCGGCGTGTCCAACATCGACCCGACGCCGGCGTTCGGCTTCGGGCACGGCCTGTCGTACACGTCGTTCGAGTGGTCGCCGCTGCAGGGCTCGACCGCCGAGATCGGCACCGACGGGGAGCTGGAGGTGACGCTGCGGGTGGTCAACACCGGCGGGCGCTCCGGCGCGGACGTGGTGCAGCTGTACCTGCACGACCCGGTCGGCCAGGTCGCCCGGCCCGTGCAGCGCCTGATCGGGTACGCCCGGGTGCAGCTGGAGCCGGGCGAGGAGGCGGAGGTGCGCTTCACGGTGCACACCGACCTCGCCTCCTACACCGGTCGCGACGGCCGGCGGATCGTCGACGCGGGGGAGCTCGTGCTCGGCGCGGGGCGGTCCTCGGCCGATCTCGCGTCGACGTGGCCGGTGCAGGTGACCGGCGCGAGCCGCGTGGTCGGGCAGGGTCGGCGCCTGGGCCCGGACGTGGCGGTGAGCGCGGCGGTTCCCGTTTCGGGCTGA
- a CDS encoding ROK family transcriptional regulator, producing the protein MTDTHAPGDGVRQRNLSRLLRLVHREGPLSRASLTEATGLNRSTIADLVAELARLELVVEQAPAADGRVGRPSPVVAASAGVVAIAANPEVDALEIAAIGLDGSVRVRERRELDHLATPQEIAQLIAEQIDLWRTGVLASAQIVAVGLAVPGLVRASDGLVRTAPHLKWTDVPVRDLVARATGLATTVGNDASLGAIAEHLFGAARGIDDVIYLNGGASGIGGGLIVHGVPVGGAGGYAGEFGQNRPGTTVTDRRAGDGVLEDEVSRARLLSVAGLASADEPTLAAVLRASTAPSVTEEVARQRRILSTALANAVNVLNPSVVVLGGFLATLAGHDIAELLQLVRAQAMPACAEDVEIRPALLAEDRLLVGAAEAAFEALLRDPVLTAVPAE; encoded by the coding sequence GTGACCGACACCCACGCTCCGGGCGACGGGGTGCGCCAGCGCAACCTGTCCCGCCTTCTGCGACTCGTACATCGCGAGGGGCCGCTTTCGCGCGCCTCGCTGACCGAAGCGACCGGGCTCAACAGGTCCACCATCGCCGACCTCGTCGCGGAACTGGCGCGCCTGGAACTCGTGGTCGAACAGGCCCCGGCCGCCGACGGCCGGGTGGGCCGGCCGTCGCCGGTCGTCGCGGCATCCGCCGGCGTCGTGGCCATCGCCGCCAACCCCGAGGTCGATGCGCTCGAGATCGCCGCCATCGGCCTGGACGGCAGCGTGCGCGTGCGGGAGCGCAGGGAACTTGACCACCTCGCCACGCCGCAGGAGATCGCGCAGCTGATCGCCGAGCAGATCGATCTGTGGCGCACCGGCGTCCTGGCGTCCGCGCAGATCGTCGCGGTGGGCCTGGCGGTACCCGGCCTGGTGCGCGCCTCCGACGGGCTCGTCCGCACCGCCCCGCACCTGAAGTGGACCGATGTGCCGGTGCGTGATCTGGTGGCCCGGGCCACGGGTCTTGCGACCACCGTCGGCAACGATGCGTCGCTCGGCGCGATCGCCGAGCACCTGTTCGGCGCCGCCCGGGGCATCGACGACGTCATCTACCTCAACGGCGGCGCGAGCGGCATCGGCGGTGGGCTCATCGTGCACGGCGTGCCCGTCGGCGGCGCGGGCGGCTACGCCGGCGAGTTCGGGCAGAACCGGCCGGGCACGACGGTCACCGACCGCCGTGCCGGCGATGGGGTGCTCGAGGACGAGGTCAGCCGCGCCCGCCTGCTCTCGGTCGCCGGTCTCGCCTCGGCCGATGAGCCGACCCTCGCGGCCGTGCTGCGGGCGAGCACGGCACCCTCAGTGACGGAAGAGGTCGCGCGGCAGCGCCGCATCCTGTCGACCGCGCTCGCGAACGCCGTCAACGTCCTCAACCCGTCGGTGGTCGTCCTCGGCGGGTTCCTCGCGACGCTGGCAGGGCACGACATCGCCGAGCTGCTTCAGCTCGTGCGGGCACAGGCGATGCCGGCGTGCGCTGAGGACGTCGAGATCCGCCCCGCGCTCCTGGCGGAGGACCGGCTGCTGGTCGGCGCGGCGGAAGCCGCCTTCGAAGCGCTGCTGCGGGACCCGGTGCTGACCGCGGTTCCCGCGGAGTAG
- a CDS encoding sugar ABC transporter permease, which translates to MTAVTTPGPAVSAGPGATPHKRTRSGQGPKRLEIVLFVTPALVLFVGFVILPVVLAAVYSFYNLPPAFRWEHLADPARFIGFDNYIRALTTPEFQRSIGNTFFILAMSLLVQGPLAIAIALMLNRKMKGRGIFRLLIFVPYVLAEVIAGLAWKLLLQPGGGVNALLEGLGLGFLRQNWLADPDIALWTIFFILTWKYIGFAILLMLAGLQGVPEELAEAAQIDGASWWQTQQYITLPLLAPTIRIWAFLSIIGSLQVFDMIWVTVAPAVRRIATESMATYMVQQGQFAGQPGYGSAIAVILFIISLVVALVYQRVALRRDLAGAITRGVQ; encoded by the coding sequence ATGACCGCCGTCACCACGCCCGGGCCCGCGGTCTCCGCGGGCCCGGGCGCCACGCCGCACAAGCGGACGCGCTCGGGGCAGGGGCCCAAACGGCTCGAGATCGTGCTGTTCGTCACTCCGGCGCTCGTGCTGTTCGTCGGGTTCGTGATCCTGCCCGTCGTGCTCGCCGCGGTGTACAGCTTCTACAACCTCCCCCCGGCGTTCCGGTGGGAGCACCTGGCGGATCCTGCGCGGTTCATCGGCTTCGACAACTACATCCGCGCGCTGACGACGCCCGAGTTCCAGCGCTCCATCGGCAACACCTTCTTCATCTTGGCGATGTCGCTGCTGGTGCAGGGGCCGCTTGCCATCGCGATCGCCCTCATGCTGAACCGCAAGATGAAGGGCCGGGGCATCTTCCGGCTGCTCATCTTCGTGCCCTACGTGCTGGCCGAAGTCATCGCCGGCCTCGCCTGGAAGCTGCTGCTGCAGCCTGGAGGCGGCGTCAACGCCCTGCTCGAGGGCCTCGGGCTGGGATTCCTGCGGCAGAACTGGCTCGCCGACCCCGACATCGCCCTGTGGACGATCTTCTTCATCCTCACCTGGAAGTACATCGGCTTCGCCATCCTGCTCATGCTCGCCGGCCTCCAGGGCGTGCCGGAGGAGCTCGCCGAGGCCGCACAGATCGACGGCGCCTCCTGGTGGCAGACCCAGCAGTACATCACACTGCCGCTGCTGGCGCCCACCATCCGCATCTGGGCGTTCCTGTCGATCATCGGGTCGCTGCAGGTGTTCGACATGATCTGGGTGACCGTCGCGCCGGCGGTACGCCGCATCGCCACCGAGAGCATGGCGACCTACATGGTGCAGCAGGGCCAGTTCGCCGGTCAGCCCGGCTACGGCAGCGCCATCGCCGTCATCCTCTTCATCATTTCGCTCGTCGTCGCGCTGGTATACCAGCGCGTCGCGCTGCGCCGCGACCTTGCCGGCGCCATCACCCGAGGGGTGCAGTAG
- a CDS encoding carbohydrate ABC transporter permease yields MSTTATATIVDERPPEPAPPRQARVFDWGQPFVYLVALVVAAVAVGPVVYVFLGGFRSTVDLNANPAGLPDPWVFDNWAAVLTAPRFWGNVAASLILATATTVGVVVAGLMAAFVIARYNFRGRQALYTLFTAGLMFPLTVAALPLTLLLRTLGLHGTYLGVIIPGIAFALPTTIIILVPFLRAIPDELEEAARIDGATRIGFFWRILLPLSKPGLVTVGILAFVASWNGYLLPLLVISTGSLPQEWWPLPLGVTQFSSQYSQNTGAVLAYTSLAMIPALVFFLLAEKRIVGGLTGAVKG; encoded by the coding sequence ATGTCGACCACCGCCACCGCCACCATCGTGGACGAGCGTCCCCCGGAGCCCGCCCCGCCGCGGCAGGCCCGCGTTTTCGACTGGGGTCAGCCCTTCGTCTATCTCGTCGCGCTCGTCGTCGCCGCGGTGGCCGTCGGGCCTGTCGTCTACGTCTTCCTCGGCGGCTTCCGCAGCACCGTCGACCTCAACGCCAATCCGGCGGGACTGCCTGATCCGTGGGTGTTCGACAACTGGGCGGCCGTGCTCACCGCCCCGCGGTTCTGGGGCAACGTCGCAGCCAGCCTCATCCTCGCCACCGCCACCACCGTCGGTGTCGTCGTGGCAGGTCTCATGGCTGCCTTCGTCATCGCCCGCTACAACTTCCGCGGCCGGCAGGCGCTGTACACGCTGTTCACCGCGGGCCTCATGTTCCCGCTGACGGTCGCGGCGCTCCCGCTCACGCTGCTGCTGCGCACCCTGGGGCTGCACGGGACGTATCTCGGAGTGATCATCCCCGGCATCGCGTTCGCGCTGCCGACGACGATCATCATCCTGGTGCCGTTCCTGCGGGCGATCCCGGATGAGCTCGAAGAGGCGGCGCGCATCGATGGCGCCACCCGCATCGGGTTCTTCTGGCGGATCCTGCTGCCCCTGTCCAAGCCGGGGCTCGTGACCGTCGGCATCCTCGCCTTCGTCGCCAGCTGGAACGGCTACCTGCTGCCGTTGCTGGTCATCAGCACCGGGTCCCTCCCGCAGGAGTGGTGGCCGCTGCCGCTGGGGGTTACCCAGTTCTCCTCTCAGTACTCACAGAACACCGGAGCCGTTTTGGCCTATACGTCCCTCGCGATGATCCCCGCGCTGGTCTTCTTCCTGCTCGCCGAGAAGCGCATCGTCGGCGGCCTCACCGGGGCGGTGAAGGGATGA
- a CDS encoding extracellular solute-binding protein, whose protein sequence is MNTRSRTRIAASIAAAGLAVGALAGCTGGGNAEESGDGVTLTWWHNATNGPLPDVWEEVATEFEEANPGVTVEQTGYQNEELQRTLIPNALAAGDPPDLFQVWPGGELSDQVSNDYLMPLDDLIPETIESVGTTVKAWQVDGATYGIPFSFGVEGFWYNADQFEEAGVEVPETFDELVTAVGTLRDAGFTPIAVGAGAGWPAAHWWYQFALRSCSPETLDAAAAEYDFSDPCWVEAGDQLAEFIGIEPFQDGFLGTVPQEGAGSSAGMIANGQAAMELMGHWNVGTIGGLAPNEEVPEFLGWFPFPTIEGSAGDPSATLGGGDGFGCSATAPPECADLLAYVMSEDVQARFAESGSGIPTVAAAASSVDDPNLALVAEELAGSSFVQIWFDTAFGTTVGNAMNEGIVNLFAGNGTPEDIVTRMQDAAATL, encoded by the coding sequence ATGAACACACGCAGCAGGACGCGCATTGCCGCGTCGATCGCCGCGGCGGGGCTTGCCGTCGGCGCGCTGGCCGGTTGTACCGGAGGAGGCAACGCCGAGGAATCCGGCGACGGCGTCACACTCACCTGGTGGCACAACGCCACCAACGGCCCGCTCCCCGACGTCTGGGAAGAGGTTGCCACCGAGTTCGAAGAGGCCAACCCCGGAGTCACGGTCGAGCAGACCGGCTACCAGAACGAGGAGCTGCAGCGCACGCTCATCCCCAACGCGCTGGCCGCCGGCGACCCGCCGGACCTGTTCCAGGTGTGGCCGGGTGGTGAGCTGAGCGACCAGGTCTCCAACGACTACCTGATGCCGCTGGACGATCTCATTCCCGAGACCATCGAGAGCGTGGGGACCACCGTCAAGGCGTGGCAGGTGGACGGTGCCACCTACGGCATCCCGTTCTCCTTCGGCGTCGAAGGCTTCTGGTACAACGCCGACCAGTTCGAAGAGGCCGGCGTAGAGGTCCCCGAGACCTTCGACGAGCTCGTCACCGCGGTGGGAACGCTCCGCGACGCCGGGTTCACGCCGATCGCGGTGGGCGCGGGTGCCGGGTGGCCGGCTGCGCACTGGTGGTACCAGTTCGCCCTGCGGTCCTGCTCGCCGGAGACGCTCGATGCGGCCGCGGCCGAGTACGACTTCAGTGACCCGTGCTGGGTGGAAGCCGGCGACCAGCTGGCGGAGTTCATCGGCATCGAGCCGTTCCAGGACGGGTTCCTCGGCACCGTTCCGCAGGAAGGCGCCGGCAGCTCCGCCGGCATGATCGCCAACGGGCAGGCGGCCATGGAGCTCATGGGCCACTGGAACGTCGGCACGATCGGCGGACTGGCTCCCAACGAGGAGGTCCCCGAGTTCCTCGGCTGGTTCCCGTTCCCCACCATCGAGGGCTCGGCAGGCGACCCCTCGGCCACGCTGGGTGGCGGCGACGGCTTCGGCTGCTCGGCGACCGCTCCGCCGGAGTGCGCCGATCTGCTGGCCTACGTCATGAGCGAGGACGTGCAGGCGCGCTTCGCCGAGAGCGGCTCGGGCATCCCGACCGTCGCCGCAGCGGCGTCGTCCGTCGACGACCCGAACCTCGCCCTCGTCGCTGAGGAGCTGGCGGGATCCTCGTTCGTGCAGATCTGGTTCGACACGGCGTTCGGCACCACCGTGGGCAACGCGATGAACGAGGGGATCGTCAACCTGTTCGCAGGCAACGGCACCCCCGAGGACATCGTCACCCGTATGCAGGACGCGGCGGCAACCCTGTAA
- a CDS encoding endo-1,4-beta-xylanase — translation MSRRPVLAGIGTVVAAALALTPLLPAATAATTVVSTVDFEDGTTGTWTQSGGPTLTVVDDPTGAAGRVLLVADRVDGWDTLQSPTGLFTEGETYTLSARVLVPEASAQARFIVKEGFHWVGATSVAADEWTTVTGTFVADADDTQVYIEVDPATTDFYLDDIAVTAAGGTPGDGGEVAPGGAVDPTVTPVTSTAGTGDVSALTFDDGPNGATTTALLDYLQDNRIQAVFCIIGQNILAPGGADLVRRMVADGHTLCNHTTGYADMGAWSADAIRADLVENLRIIRTALGDPTAAVPYFRAPNGSWGATPGVAVELGMQPLGVVNTINDWAETDPAVLTENLRTAMKPGEVVLVHDGGGNREPSLQAVRTVVSERLAAGWTFTLPAGTPVSQPPGSILLEADFEDQQLSGWYPRQGSGTSAPTVAVVAGGAADSAFAAQVADRTHEGDGIQFDVTDVLLPGRTYAFQAQLRFAPGADVGQGLSVSMRTVNGTSTAYANLIQAETVTATGWTGVSGEFTVPAYDTAAELYVEARYNSGNTSTFLVDQIRVSVPEADVIDTTLTPLQDTVDFPAGVAIDSRETSGQAAQLLRHHFSQITPENHMKVEAWYDAEQNFSRHAEATALLDFARDNGLGLYGHVLLWHSQTPDWFFQDAGRELTSSEADKQLLRDRLATHIDAVAASIADDYGLYGSAGNPVVAWDVVNEVVADQQTPDGLRTSRWHDVLGEEYIHLAFELADKAFNETYAAPGTDRPVKLFINDYNTEQDRKGAQYEALVHRMLDAGVPFDGVGHQFHVSLNTTIASMAAALDRFAGLGLMQEVTELDVTVNPVTEANLVRQGHFYRDAFRLFRTYHAAAPAAEKLAAVTIWGLTDNRSWRSEQAPLLFDAQLQAKHAYFGAVDDAELPGLITAANVFAGDIAIGDGFETAAEWHNLPENPLTGGAGGFQSRWSDTHLTVLVRSTVAPERVEFSYAGNELVYTPGATSQVPGRTVEVGGSHYTVVHLPHSGVTRGTTATFDVRVVSGGAVAGAWNSPGATGQLTFLEPLSFLHVPELPAPTVDAQVDDVWKRAASAVTATRVEGSAQGATAAVRTLWQGNTLFALFEVTDPVIDASNSDAWNQDGVELFIDLGNAKNGTYGPNDSQIRVTAENKVSFGSGDAAAQQARVTGTATARTDTGYVVEIAINLAGQSGGQSDVPLGGLGTFHGLDFQVNDGRDGARYAVHTWAEPTGTGYQNTGRWGVIELVGAPTEPGEPGEPGEPGEPGGPGEPGEDTDWARVDAGNGTVEQGGTLPVTVSGLEPGQRISATLFSDPIVITGIRPAGAGGRTSFAVAIPADLPLGRHTLVIESAGFEPISVTVRVVAPGQLAITGAQLPWGIALALAFARVAAGLVAVFRPRRAPRGA, via the coding sequence ATGTCCCGACGACCCGTTCTGGCAGGCATCGGCACAGTCGTCGCCGCCGCCCTGGCATTGACTCCCCTCCTCCCGGCGGCCACCGCCGCCACCACCGTCGTCTCCACCGTGGACTTCGAAGACGGCACCACGGGAACGTGGACCCAAAGCGGGGGCCCCACCCTGACCGTCGTCGACGACCCGACCGGCGCCGCCGGCCGCGTGCTGCTCGTGGCCGACCGCGTCGACGGCTGGGACACCCTGCAGAGCCCGACGGGGCTGTTCACCGAGGGCGAGACGTACACGCTGTCGGCCCGCGTGCTGGTGCCCGAGGCATCCGCCCAGGCGCGCTTCATCGTCAAGGAGGGCTTCCATTGGGTGGGGGCGACGTCGGTCGCCGCCGACGAGTGGACGACCGTCACCGGCACCTTCGTGGCCGATGCCGACGACACCCAGGTCTACATCGAGGTCGATCCGGCGACCACCGACTTCTACCTCGACGACATCGCCGTCACCGCCGCAGGCGGGACACCGGGCGACGGCGGGGAGGTCGCGCCCGGCGGCGCGGTGGATCCCACCGTGACCCCGGTGACCAGCACCGCCGGCACCGGCGACGTCTCGGCGCTGACTTTCGACGACGGGCCCAATGGCGCGACCACCACCGCGCTGCTGGACTACCTGCAGGACAACCGGATCCAGGCGGTGTTCTGCATCATCGGTCAGAACATCCTCGCGCCCGGCGGTGCGGACCTGGTGCGCCGCATGGTCGCCGACGGGCACACGCTGTGCAACCACACCACCGGCTACGCGGACATGGGCGCGTGGAGCGCCGATGCCATCCGGGCCGACCTCGTCGAGAACCTGCGGATCATCCGCACCGCGCTGGGCGACCCGACCGCCGCGGTGCCGTACTTCCGGGCACCCAACGGCAGCTGGGGCGCAACCCCCGGCGTCGCGGTGGAGCTGGGGATGCAGCCCTTGGGCGTGGTCAACACGATCAACGACTGGGCCGAGACCGATCCCGCCGTCCTCACCGAGAACCTGCGCACGGCGATGAAGCCGGGCGAGGTCGTGCTCGTGCACGACGGCGGGGGCAACCGCGAGCCGTCGCTGCAGGCGGTGCGCACCGTCGTCAGCGAGCGCCTGGCCGCGGGGTGGACGTTCACCCTGCCCGCCGGAACGCCCGTGAGCCAGCCTCCGGGCAGCATCCTGCTCGAGGCGGACTTCGAGGACCAGCAGCTGAGCGGCTGGTACCCGCGTCAGGGCTCCGGCACCTCCGCCCCGACGGTCGCCGTCGTGGCGGGCGGCGCCGCCGACTCCGCGTTCGCCGCACAGGTCGCCGACCGCACGCACGAAGGCGACGGCATCCAGTTCGATGTCACCGATGTGCTGCTGCCCGGTCGCACCTACGCGTTCCAGGCCCAGCTGCGCTTCGCGCCCGGCGCCGATGTCGGCCAGGGCCTGTCGGTGTCGATGCGCACCGTCAACGGCACTTCCACGGCGTACGCGAACCTCATCCAGGCCGAGACCGTCACCGCGACGGGCTGGACCGGGGTGTCGGGAGAGTTCACCGTGCCCGCCTACGACACCGCGGCCGAGCTCTACGTCGAGGCCCGGTACAACAGCGGCAACACCTCGACGTTCCTCGTGGACCAGATCCGCGTGAGCGTTCCCGAGGCCGACGTGATCGACACGACGCTCACGCCGCTGCAGGACACCGTGGACTTCCCCGCCGGCGTCGCGATCGACTCCCGCGAGACCTCGGGACAGGCCGCGCAGCTGCTGCGGCATCACTTCTCCCAGATCACGCCCGAGAACCACATGAAGGTGGAGGCCTGGTACGACGCGGAGCAGAACTTCTCGCGCCACGCCGAGGCCACCGCCCTGCTCGACTTCGCGCGCGACAACGGCCTCGGGCTGTACGGCCACGTGCTGCTGTGGCATTCGCAGACCCCCGACTGGTTCTTCCAGGATGCCGGCCGCGAGCTCACCTCCTCCGAGGCCGACAAGCAGCTGCTGCGGGACCGGCTCGCCACCCACATCGACGCCGTCGCCGCATCGATCGCCGACGACTACGGCCTTTACGGTTCGGCGGGCAACCCGGTCGTCGCGTGGGACGTCGTCAACGAGGTCGTCGCCGACCAGCAGACCCCCGACGGGCTGCGCACGAGCCGGTGGCACGACGTGCTCGGCGAGGAGTACATCCACCTCGCGTTCGAGCTCGCCGACAAGGCGTTCAACGAGACGTACGCGGCGCCGGGCACCGACCGCCCGGTGAAGCTCTTCATCAACGACTACAACACCGAGCAGGACCGCAAGGGCGCCCAGTACGAGGCTCTCGTGCATCGGATGCTGGATGCCGGCGTGCCCTTCGACGGCGTCGGTCACCAGTTCCATGTCTCGCTCAACACGACAATCGCCTCGATGGCGGCGGCGCTGGACCGCTTCGCCGGCCTGGGGCTGATGCAGGAGGTCACCGAACTCGACGTGACCGTCAACCCGGTGACCGAGGCCAATCTCGTGCGACAGGGCCACTTCTACCGTGACGCGTTCCGGCTGTTCCGCACCTATCACGCGGCCGCGCCGGCCGCAGAGAAGCTCGCGGCCGTGACGATCTGGGGCCTCACCGACAACCGCTCGTGGCGCTCGGAGCAGGCGCCGCTGCTGTTCGACGCGCAGCTGCAGGCCAAGCACGCCTACTTCGGCGCGGTCGACGACGCCGAGCTTCCCGGTCTCATCACCGCCGCGAACGTCTTCGCCGGCGACATCGCGATCGGCGACGGATTCGAGACAGCCGCCGAGTGGCACAACCTGCCGGAGAACCCGCTCACCGGTGGCGCGGGCGGATTCCAGTCCCGCTGGAGTGACACCCACCTCACGGTGCTCGTGCGCAGCACGGTCGCCCCGGAGCGGGTGGAATTCAGCTACGCCGGCAACGAGCTCGTCTACACGCCAGGGGCGACGTCGCAGGTTCCCGGCCGCACGGTCGAGGTCGGCGGCTCCCACTACACGGTCGTACACCTGCCCCACTCCGGTGTCACCCGGGGAACCACGGCGACGTTCGACGTGCGGGTGGTCTCCGGCGGTGCCGTGGCGGGGGCGTGGAACTCGCCCGGCGCCACGGGGCAGCTGACCTTCCTCGAGCCGCTGTCGTTCCTGCACGTGCCGGAACTCCCCGCGCCGACCGTCGACGCGCAGGTGGACGACGTCTGGAAGCGGGCGGCCTCGGCGGTCACCGCCACCCGGGTCGAGGGCAGCGCCCAGGGCGCGACCGCCGCGGTGCGCACGCTGTGGCAGGGCAACACTCTGTTCGCGCTGTTCGAGGTCACCGACCCGGTGATCGACGCCAGCAACAGCGATGCCTGGAACCAGGACGGCGTCGAGCTGTTCATCGACCTCGGCAACGCCAAGAACGGCACGTACGGCCCCAACGACTCGCAGATCCGCGTCACGGCGGAGAACAAGGTGTCGTTCGGTTCCGGCGACGCCGCCGCGCAGCAGGCGCGGGTGACCGGCACCGCCACGGCGCGCACCGACACCGGCTACGTCGTCGAGATCGCGATCAACCTCGCTGGCCAGTCCGGTGGGCAGAGCGACGTACCCCTCGGCGGTCTGGGGACCTTCCACGGTCTGGACTTCCAGGTCAACGACGGCCGCGACGGCGCCCGGTACGCCGTGCACACGTGGGCGGAACCGACCGGGACCGGCTACCAGAACACCGGACGCTGGGGCGTGATCGAACTCGTCGGAGCGCCGACGGAGCCCGGCGAACCCGGTGAGCCCGGCGAACCCGGCGAGCCCGGGGGGCCCGGGGAGCCCGGGGAGGACACGGACTGGGCGCGGGTCGACGCCGGCAACGGCACGGTGGAGCAGGGCGGCACGCTGCCGGTGACGGTGTCCGGGCTTGAGCCCGGGCAGCGGATCTCGGCGACGCTGTTCAGCGACCCGATCGTGATCACCGGCATCCGTCCGGCTGGTGCCGGCGGCCGCACATCGTTCGCCGTGGCAATCCCCGCCGACCTTCCGCTGGGCCGCCACACGCTGGTCATCGAGTCCGCCGGATTCGAACCGATCTCGGTGACGGTGCGAGTGGTCGCCCCGGGGCAGCTCGCGATCACCGGAGCGCAGCTGCCGTGGGGCATCGCGCTGGCGCTGGCGTTCGCGCGAGTCGCGGCCGGCTTGGTCGCGGTGTTCCGGCCGCGACGGGCGCCCCGCGGCGCCTGA